The Salvelinus alpinus chromosome 3, SLU_Salpinus.1, whole genome shotgun sequence genome segment GACTCACCTGATTGAGAAATAATGACTAGGCTGGAAGAATATCAGGCTCTGTGTGTTTGACGTCTTTGAATTTTATTTGGAGGGAGTTCAAGCCCCCTGATGAAGCCCTCTAGTTTGTGTCCTGTAATGCCTGAATCTACTGTAATTTATTGTTTTTTTCTGTTCAGGCTCGTATAAAGACGGCTAAGAGGCGGGTGGTGATGGCCTCCCTGTATCTGGGTACAGGGCCGCTGGAACAGGAGTTGGTGGACTGTATGCAGGAAGCTCTGGAGCGTTCACAGGAGGGTGACAACCCCGACCTGCAGGTTTCCATTCTACTTGACTACACTCGTGGCTCACGAGgtaggagtgtgtgtgagggagaaagCCATATTACTCTTACAAAGTTGTCTGTTTGTAACCCTTCTCTCTGTCGGTCTAGGTAAGACTAACTCTAGAAGCATGTTGCTGCCGTTGCTGAAGCAGTACAGCAGTCAGATGCGTGTATCTCTGTACCATACCCCTGACCTGAGAGGGCTGCTCCGGCTCCTGGTCCCACAGCGCTTCAACGAGACCATCGGGGTACAGCACATCAAAGCTTACCTGTTTGATGACGACCTCATCATCAGCGGGTACACGCTCACGAAAAACAGTTGGTGTTTTTCTCATACAGTAGCTGATGTTTTTTTGGCGTCTCTCGTTCAACCTTGTCTCTCTGTCCTTcactctccgtctctcctccctccttccgcAGGGCCAACCTGAGTGACTCGTACTTCACCAACAGACAGGACCGCTACGTGCTCCTGGAGAACTGTGGGGAGGTGGCCGACTTCTTCTCTGATCTGGTGGGCGCCGTGGGTGACGTGTCGTTACAGCTACAGACCGACAACTCTGTGAGCATGATGTACGGCATGGTGCACCCCTACAGAGGTATAAAACGCACACATAACacagaggtaacacacacacagaccctaaGTGTGTAACTCCTTGCTCAGTTCTGCCCGCACACTCATAATGTGGTGGTGTTGGAAAGGTTAATGGAATCAGATTGGCTGCATTTGTAGTCTGGTTCCAGTTCAGACACACGGTGAAATCAGCGAACTGGCATGTGTGTGAATGAGAGAGTGGGAGGCAGGCGAGAGAGCTGAATGACACGTCTGCAGAACTGGACCGCAGTTGGCACGGAGACCAGaaatagagcagtgatgtcagagTTGCTGGTAAGCAGTACGGAGTgggaagacacacacactctaatcATTAGTGAATGAAGTTCCCCAGCTGAAGGGGAGCGTTAACTTTAAATGCACGTCTTTAGAATGAACTCAAATGCTGAACTTACAGGtacccctctctcactccttcccctccctcactcctctctctccgaGTCATGTCTGTGCGTTACCCCAGCCGCCAGGCGTAGTCCAGATATTGACCCACAGCCGTCATGCCCAGAACTAAATTACCTACTGTACTTTatgcactcacctgctctactgcacactgtgtgtgtgtgtgtgtgtgtgtgtgtgtgtgtgtgtgtgtgtgtgtgtgtgtgtgtgtgtgtgtgtgtgtgtgtgtgtgtgtgtgtgtgtgtgtgtgtgtgtgtgtgtgtgtgtgtgtgtgtgtgtgtgtgtgtgtgtgtgtgtgtgtgtgtgtgtgtgagaaagatgtCATTCAACGTTTGCTGCAGTGTATGGTTAAGGCTAGAATCCTTCATCGAAACAATAATAAAGGGGTCACCCCCCTCatgtgttttggtaaaaagcttagggatgggcctggagaaagtTGACACCCTTAAATTCATAGACATCGCTATGGTTGCTAGGACTGACCATGATACCGACATTATAATTTTGACCATGTTTTTTTGTTTAACTAaggtcatgaggcatttataagtcatGTTCTTCATGAATTAattgatgtgtgtgtatatatcattaatttagaAATCCTAAAATGGATTCTAGCTTTAACCAGGTCGGTCTGTTTCCTCTTCTCTTACATCACTACATTCTTTTGTCACTAGGCAACAGGGATGAATTTTCGGCGTCGGCTCGGCAACACATCATGGAGGTGGTCAACACGGCTCATGCACGGCAACACATCGCCGAATCAGAACGTTTAGTGcgggagagcgagggggaggaaggagggaaggaggatacTTGGGTTTTTCCTCTGGTTCAGATGAAACCTCTGGGAATACAGGTGGATGAGCAGGTCACACAGGTGGGTACACAGACATGCACCTGGATACCACTACCCTCACCAACTAATATTGGACAAACAACTCCCATTGCACATGTTATCTTGGGATGTTTTTGTCTTTTTTGTTCATGTGTGActtaaaaatgtaaatgtggcCACTACATCTGAACTTCACCTTATTTCCTTGTAGCGTTTGCTGACTGATGCAGGTCCCGGTGCGACGGTGTTTCTGACGTCGGGGTATTTCAACCTGACCAGGGCCTACATGTCGCTGGTTCTCGGGCTGGGCGCCGACTACCGGATCCTCACCGCCTCCCCGGAGGTCAACGGGTTTTTCGGCGCCAAGGGCATTGCCGGAGAGATCCCAGCCGCCTACATCCACATTGCCAGACAGTTCTACAGCAAAGTGTGTCAGCTGGGACAGCAGGAGAGGGTTCACCTCCACGAGTACCACAGAGCACAATGGACCTTCCACGCCAAGGGTGGGTGACACGCAGAGAAAGTAgaatacacacacaatataacCCTTGGCCTGAGAGCCTAGATTGATTCTACTCCGTTGTGATTAGTTCTGTTTGGCTGTGAGTTATGCCAGGTAGTGATGTGATTGTTGTTGCTATGATGTGCCACGGTCAGAGAGTGAGCTTCTGGGAAGCcgagggtgtgtcccaaatggcaccctatttcctatatagtgcactaaacttttgaccagagctctatgtgccctggtcaaaagtagttcactattttgggaatagggtgccctttgggactCGCACAGAGTGTCTATTCCAGTCTGACAGACAGATTAGCTGGACCACGTtctactgttctgttctctggCTCTGCTGTTCTGTCCCTGTGGTAAGCTAGACATGTTGCGGGAGTGACAACGGCTTGTCAAGTCATTCACCCTTAGCCCCGGGccaaggaaacacacacacacacacacacacagtcatttctGGGTTTTGATGGACTTCGGGGGTTTCTGTGCTTTAGTGTGTTCTTTATATTTGTGGGCGTGGGAAATGGGAACCAAAATCCCCATTTGAAACGGCTTATAAACAATGCTCTGACAAATGATATCTAAACTACTGCCAACATGCACTTCTCTTTCGCTGATACTTATAGAATAAAAAGGCAATGTGTCCAAAATAAATCATATTTGACTTGAAACTGAAATGTTAGTGATGCATTAGTAGCTAGGTAagttgttttttttttcttcaaaagaCCAGTCTTTGAAAAAATGTAGGGGAGAGCGGGAAATGAACACACACAGTGAAGAGAAGTCCCTTTTATTAGATGAAGCAGGGCGGGTCGGCGGTTTCCCGTAAGCACAGCAAGCACTGCAGGAGCGAGAACAGTGGGGGAGAACACACACAGCACCCAGCTGGGAGAGAATCAATGACCATTAGAGTAGAGCAGACCCTGACCCCCAGCTGCAGAACAAATCACTGATATGGGGAAACTACTCCCCTCTTTCCTTCCTCCACCAATatctctctcgtgtgtgtgtgtgtgcacgcagggTTGTGGTACTACCTACGGGGGCAAGTGCGGCCATGCCTGACACTGATTGGGTCTCCTAACTTTGGCTATCGCTCTGTGCACCGGGACCTGGAGGCCCAGATCGCCATAGTAACAGAGAACCAGGTACTACAGGCCCAGCTGCAGGAGGTAGGCCATTCAAACTGAAAACTTTATTTAAACGGACTTGATGGCTCGATACTGTGG includes the following:
- the LOC139571182 gene encoding CDP-diacylglycerol--glycerol-3-phosphate 3-phosphatidyltransferase, mitochondrial-like, which produces MSSADFLVSSQFADKVGWIETAVMMAAPMSWRRLVYSVYTPVLTGIFTRISDRLFRTRDRRRGSSVLLLAPLLAEADPSPLPVFRSPGSTGVQGTDGLRARFRWMAEHVPAFRVPGTHIHILTSPDQFYHTMKARIKTAKRRVVMASLYLGTGPLEQELVDCMQEALERSQEGDNPDLQVSILLDYTRGSRGKTNSRSMLLPLLKQYSSQMRVSLYHTPDLRGLLRLLVPQRFNETIGVQHIKAYLFDDDLIISGANLSDSYFTNRQDRYVLLENCGEVADFFSDLVGAVGDVSLQLQTDNSVSMMYGMVHPYRGNRDEFSASARQHIMEVVNTAHARQHIAESERLVRESEGEEGGKEDTWVFPLVQMKPLGIQVDEQVTQRLLTDAGPGATVFLTSGYFNLTRAYMSLVLGLGADYRILTASPEVNGFFGAKGIAGEIPAAYIHIARQFYSKVCQLGQQERVHLHEYHRAQWTFHAKGLWYYLRGQVRPCLTLIGSPNFGYRSVHRDLEAQIAIVTENQVLQAQLQEEQELLYQRSTEVSSSTFQQPDRHVKLWVKLLTPLIKNFF